GAATTATAAAGATAAATACCCGTATAACCAGAACCAACCACCTGATTACCACTTAAAGTAGATGTAGGACTATCCAATAAACCTATTCCTATTTCACCATTATTTGCCACATAATTATTGGAGAAAACGGAGTTGGTGTTGGTTAAAAGAACACCAAACCGTTTATTATTAATAATAGTATTACCATTGAAATTACCATTAATTGCATAATGACCCTCATAATTACCATGAATACCATAATTAGAAAGACCATTACCATCCAAAACCAAACCAGAAACAACCACATCACTACTCCACACATCAACCAAAGTATGAATACTACGTGTAGCCCTTAAAACTGCACCACCAGGATTAGCTGCAAACAATTTCCACGACTCTAAAACCTCAATAGGTTCATCCACACTATAAACACCATCCCTAAAAATAATAGTATCACTATAACCCGCAACACCCAAAACAGACTTATAATTACCAGGATTAACATAATGAACATCAGCAAAAACCACACCACTACAAAAAGAAAACACCAACACAAAAAACAAAAAACCTTTTATAAACACTAAAAAACGCTTCATACCCACCAAACCATCCCATTACTAAACATTCATATTATAATCATAAATACTAACATTACACAATAAATACTTAACGGTAATGACTTTATATAACATTACAAAAATGAGCTGATCTGAATTTCGTTTTAACAAATTATAAATAATAATAGGGTAATGGGCATTAAAAGAAACAAAAAAGATGATTTATTATATAATGTCAACAAAATAAAGATGAAATAAATTCAAGGAATATAAAATATTAAATTCGCGATTACTTCTCTTGAACATGTTTTAAAATCTTTTTCATGGCTTCTTTATCATTTAATCCGCCAACACGGTTTACAAGCCGCGACATTTCATTGATCCTATTTAAATATAATTTAGAAGTGTCTTCATTAACCTTATCTATTCGGGTTAAATAAACTAAAGATTCAATAATAGCAAAAATAGCCCTGTTTAAGGGTTTTACACATTCATTTTTAGTTATAATTTCAGTTACTTGGGCTGTTATTATATTGAGCTTGGATTTACCAATTTTATCTTCTTTTTGAACTTCTTTAATGTCTTTTACTTCAGCATTAAAGAAAGCATCAGTATTTTCAATATAGAAACCATTCTCATGGAGTTTGAATTTATCAGAAGATAGGTCTCCAATAGTACATTCTACAAAAATAAGGGGGTCTTTTAAGATATTTACAGTAAATATCTTATTTGACTTAATGTTTTCTACAGTTTGGGTTCCCTCATAAAGATATAACACAATTTCGTTTTTATCTTTACAAATAACACCAATAGGTGCAGCATTGGGAGTTTTATCAGGATTTTCAGTACTTAGCACTGTTTCATAAAGTAATCCTTTTTTCATTCCAATAGATGTGAGATCATGCATATAATCGCCTTTATTTTGCAACATAACCGGTTAAAGTCCCGTTTATTATGCAATCAAAATTAATTTCTTTATCCCATCCAGCTGCTTTAAACATTTCCATATAACTTAAACCGATCACTTTACCTTCTTTTTTTAGAATTTTAGCGATAAGATCATTAACATCTTCTACTTTAAGGTTTGATTTAGGCATTGAAAGACCTCCGAGAAGAGCTACAACATCTGCTTGAGGATCAGCATCTTCTGAAAGTTGCATTCCATGTGGTGTGAGTTCTATTTTCTTTGCACTTGTAATATCTAATCCCGTAATGAAAACAGATTCTTTATCTCGTACAGCATAAGCGAAAAGCTCAGCAAAGGGCGTACAAACACCAGGCATTCCTACAAATGTTATTTTTTCGGCATTTTTTACCTCTTCTTTGAATGCAACGATATT
This portion of the Methanobacterium sp. genome encodes:
- a CDS encoding DUF447 family protein, with the translated sequence MHDLTSIGMKKGLLYETVLSTENPDKTPNAAPIGVICKDKNEIVLYLYEGTQTVENIKSNKIFTVNILKDPLIFVECTIGDLSSDKFKLHENGFYIENTDAFFNAEVKDIKEVQKEDKIGKSKLNIITAQVTEIITKNECVKPLNRAIFAIIESLVYLTRIDKVNEDTSKLYLNRINEMSRLVNRVGGLNDKEAMKKILKHVQEK
- a CDS encoding DUF2124 domain-containing protein, which produces MENVSKFKGLNGNIVAFKEEVKNAEKITFVGMPGVCTPFAELFAYAVRDKESVFITGLDITSAKKIELTPHGMQLSEDADPQADVVALLGGLSMPKSNLKVEDVNDLIAKILKKEGKVIGLSYMEMFKAAGWDKEINFDCIINGTLTGYVAK
- a CDS encoding right-handed parallel beta-helix repeat-containing protein; its protein translation is MKRFLVFIKGFLFFVLVFSFCSGVVFADVHYVNPGNYKSVLGVAGYSDTIIFRDGVYSVDEPIEVLESWKLFAANPGGAVLRATRSIHTLVDVWSSDVVVSGLVLDGNGLSNYGIHGNYEGHYAINGNFNGNTIINNKRFGVLLTNTNSVFSNNYVANNGEIGIGLLDSPTSTLSGNQVVGSGYTGIYLYNS